The Canis aureus isolate CA01 chromosome 24, VMU_Caureus_v.1.0, whole genome shotgun sequence nucleotide sequence AAGAATTCTTAGGGcccgggactcctgggtggctcagcggttgagcatctgcctttggctcagggtgtgatcccggaatcccgggatcaagtcccacatcaggctccctgcatggagcctgcttctccctctgcctatgtctctctctctttctctctctctctctctctctctgtctgtctgtcatgaataaataaataaaatcttgaaaaaaaggaatttttaggGCCTTCTCCATTCTTTCACATGACTGAGGATGTAGGAGCACAGATGTTAGAAGAAATCCTAAGAGAGATCCCTGTCCTAAAAAGGGAGGGCTCTAGGTCTCTGCTGAACCAAGTAAAGCCATCAGAAAGTTTAAGTGGGAGTAGAGGGAAATATCTACTCACAGGAGACTAGAAACAACGTCGGAAGATCATTTAGCCAGAGGATGGCAAATAGGTTGCAGACCTCATTGCCTACTGGGAGTAACTTCTGGAGAGCTGAGGTGAAGGATTCTCAAGCCACATCTGGTATTGGTATAGACGTGGTACCAAGCGGTGCCCACGGACCACGTAGCTATCATTCCTGACCAGCCCGTCCTCTTGCCTTCGTATTTGTCTACATTTAAATCATCTTAGAAAGATGAGGTGCTATTCTATTTTTAAGAGGTTTGCAGAGGACATTATATAAACTTCTTTCAGAAATGCAAAGATttgttatgtaaaataaattctcCTTGCATTATCCAAGGCTTTGTTACTTTAATgtaaagttcttttcttttgtcttggcCTCGGTGGAGAGTGGAGGATGCCAGGTCCTGGGAACCCATTGTGGTGTCCTGGCCACCACCTGGTTGTAGACCTTGGACTCTCCCCTTGCTCTGGCCATTGACTCCATCAATTCAGGGCTTCTTCTCCCTCGGCGGACTCTTCCCCATGTTTGTCGCCTATGGTGGCAAACTGAGGTCTTCagactgagagacagaaagatgaGATGGTGGGTCATGGAGAACCTGTGCTCTTTTCCTGGATCTGCCACAGATTCCtttgaggccttttttttttttttctttatctttcagagGCTGATGATCCTCAACTGTAAAACAAGAGGGATTTTAACCGAGGCACAAGGGCAGGACTGagatcatattttatatgttcagTGCATAGTTAAGGGATGGAGAGCTGGCATCTTGTATCAAAAGGAGCTGTAACCCCCACGCTGGtaagagtcacaggcagaggtgATATCTAATATTCTCTCCATTTGAAATGTTGCATCAAAGATCCCTCCCTCTGTATTGATCACTGTGTCTCATGCTCACAGCTGCAAGATGGGACAAAGCACTCCTCAAAGGGCAACTTTCAGTTCTTACAGAGAACAGACCCATCTTAATATTAAAGGACCTATATTAATCAACTTTGTAGAAAATGACTGAGGTAGACCAAAAACGTAACCTGTGGGAGAAAGAGGAAGTAGCATTGTTAAAATTACCCTGAAAGCCTTGAGTTATGAAAAGAGGAGACATCGTTCTAGAGGATCTCCTTGTCTTTTAAGGTCACGAATCAGAGGCAGTATTCTTGGGAGACAGGACACAGTccctgaggcacccaggaacAGGCAGTGGCGGCAGACCTTGTCCTGGCTGTGGTCCAGGGGAACTTTGGTTTTACTGACTGTATTCGTTCTTAGGGCTGCTAGTTTCACAAGCTACGTGGCTGAAAACAACtggaatttattctttcacagatTTGGAGGCTAGGAgctcaaaatcaaggtgtcagcagggccctGTTCCCTCCAAAGGCTCTACGGAAGAATCTTCCCTTGcatcttccagtttctggtggtCCCAGGTGTTCCCTGGCTCATGACAGCATCCCCCCCCCATGTCTGCCTCCATtgtcacatggccttcttccctgtgtgtcctctctcctctctcctcctcttgctcctccttcttcttcttcaagatttatttatattagagagagagagagagagagagtgagagagagcaagtgagctgggggaggggtagagggagagagagagaaggagagaagcagactccatgctgagcatggagctcgatgtggggctcaatctcatgaccttgagagcatgacctgagctgaaatccagagtcagaggcttagctaactgagccatccaggcaccccttctctTGTCTTCTTATACAggcaccagtcattggatttagggcccactctaAATTAGGATGATTTCATCTTGAAGTCCTCAACATCTTCATAgaccccatttctttttttgttgttgttgctttttaagattctatccattcattcatgagagacacacagagagaggcacaggcacaggcagagggagaagcaggctctgatgtgggatttgatccctgggccaggattgtgccctgaatcaaaggcagacactcaaccactgaaccactcaggcatcctgatagaccctatttctaaataagatcaCATCCTGAGGTTCCAGGTGAATGGAGGACACTACTTAACTCACCACACAAGCATtgtttgaagtttaaaaaaaaaagagagagagattgtacTCCTGTAGTACttagtatattaaaaaaacaaatgaaacaatcaCAAAAAAGAATGTTCTAGGAAGCCAgtacatatgtgtacacacacacacacacacacacatttgcttGCTTACGTTGGCTGAATTGTAGGTGAGGTGATTGATGGGAGGAGAAGGGAATATAATAATGATACGTAACCCCTGTAGAGTGCTTACTATCTGCCAGACACTGTTTCAAGTGCTTTTACATATTAAAtcacttaatcctcatagcaaTCTTATAAAGTAGGTGAtactatcattcccattttacaggtgagaaaacagaggcacagaaaggtgaAGTTACTTGCTCAAGCTTCCAGGGGAAACCTGGGATTGGGATCCAGACAGTCTGACCCAGAAACCGTGCTCATAACTGCCCTGCCGTCCTGTGTAAGGCACACAGAGGAGATGTAGGCCTGCTTCAAGAAACTTCTCACCACTTCCtaaacacacacagacaggcatgctctctctcccctccaaatAGAACAGCAATGAATGCGCGCGTAGCTTCTATGGTTAGGTGTGCTTGGAACATGTCATCTGCAGAATCTATTTGACCAGATATGGCCAGACACTTACTCAGAACAGATGAAGCGCCAGTGTGGGCTGAGCAAGACGCCGTTGTTCATGCACATCACCGACTGCCCTTACAGACCACACGTGATTTCCACCAACCAGAGTGTGACGTGGTACGGGTTGAAGAGTAGCCACATATCTAGGGGGATGGGGGGGCTCACTTAGAGCAGCTTCTAGCAAATTGCTGCTAAGCTGCAGCTGTGGTTGACTTGGTACCTTAAACAAGCAACACACAGCGAATGAAGGAAAGGGAATTAGTAGGCATATTCAAGATAAGAAGAAGAAGGACGGTAGGGTTTACAGAactgccaggtgctgtgctgggtAGAGCACCTCATTCAGTCTTCACTTCAACCTTCTGAATCATCAGTAGCCCCAGGGCTGGGATGATGACTAATAATAAAGTGGTAGGTTATCCTATGATAAAAACGGCTAGGTAAACTTGCTCCAGGGGCTCCCACAACCTCCACAGTGGACTCTGCTCTCTGGCGCCACGCATACTCAGTGAGGACAAATCTGTCTGGCAACCATGACCTAAATGAACATTCAGGACATTTTTACTGTGGGAGCTTGGTGTGTGTGGCTTTTTGGGTAATTTCCCTCACCTAAATAACTTCTTGAGCGAAGACAGGTCCTTCAAGTGCACAGCCTGAAGCtctagggggtggggggcggggggaaggcaACCTCCCCATAGGGCAGAAACCACAGGCTAAAGCAGCCTAGTGACGGTCAGGCTGTTTGTACCCTCAGGGGCCAGATCGAGAGCAGGAAAGCGTACATACCTCCTGGCTTTTCCTGCTCTCCTGTAGGAACGGGTTTGATTGACAAGAGCATCCCACAAGATGATGTGGTGCTGACCCTGGAGGCTGAGTCATGGGCTCTGGAGTTAAACCGCCAACCTGCAAATCCCAGCTGCATCACTTCCCAGCTGTATGCCGTTGGCAAGGTCCTTAACTCGGCAAGGTCCTTAACTTGGGGGCGGgtccttagtttcttcatctgtaaaatgggcatgacaATGAAAGGTACCTGCCAAAGGCTGTGTGTGAGGATTCCTGCGGTTACTCTGCAGCGCATGCTCTGTGTAGGGCTTACTGCTTGGGGCCAGGAAATGTTAGTCATCATTACTGAGATATCACCAGTGGAATTCTGTGCAATCGCTTCCCTTCTGGAGGTGAGGTGTGATGCTGACATCATTCAGCCGGGCTCCAGAGAGTTCCTTTGTGTTCAGTTCACCCCCTGGTGTACAAGGAGCTATTACCCATCTGCCAGCCTCAGGTGAGAAATAGCAAAGGAAGAGGAGTCTTTTTAGAGACCCACTTTTGAAATGTCTCCATCTGACCCCTTCAAAACGGAGGGCTCTAAGTCCCAGAGGCCCCGCTGGTGTTTCTTTTCTGATAACTAGAGCAGGTTTCtctccccacaggggcctctttCTTTCCCCTGAACCAGAAGGGAAGGTCCCCTTTCTGTCCTCAGTAATGGGCAAGAACAACGTTCCATTGACGACGTGAATGGAGCATTTCTTACCCTGAGACTCTTGCTGCTGCAGACGCAGGgaccttttctctctcccttggcttctgaagaagatgattccaggtctccagaggCCACTGGCGCAGGGCGGCTCAGGATTTCTGATCCTGGCACAATCTGAGGAAGGGAAGCTGCGCAGTTGCAGAGCGTCTGTAACAGGCCATTTGGCCTATGATTTCTGACATTCCCAAGTCCCAGAATTGTCCCGTGTCACCTGCCCCTGGGCCTGCCCTCACCACCTTCTTTCACATGCCCTCCCTTACTCTGCTTCATTTTCCATCAGAGCACTTGGCACCACCTGGTCCATTTCTACTAATGTGTTTATTGTTTGCTCTCCCTCTTGTGGGGGCATGGGCTCCAGGAGGGTCGGGACTCTGACCTGTTTGTTGCGGAATCCCCCAGGGTCTAGCACAGTGACTGGCAGATGGTAGGTGCCCACTGGATATTTagtgaatgcatgcatgcatgcatgcatgcatgaatgaatgaatgaaggctgAAAAGTCTTTTTGGTTTCCCTCCAAAGTCCAGAAAATGCCTTTCTGATAAATGGATAACTGAAGTCTAGTTGCAATTATTCTGGGCTTCTAGAATGGCCTGGGATTGAATCAGTCAACCAACTGGCATGTTCCTTCCATGGCCTGGCAAACTCGAGACACAGGTTATGACTGGATCCCTGCTCTCTGAGCAGAGTTTGGCTGGTGAGACAAAGCTCATGAAGGACACAGTGAAAGGAATCCCAGCAGAAGAGAAGGTCTTCAGCAGCTGGGATGCTGTGGGGGCAGCTTCAGCAGCCTCTTTGTTTATCCTGGCTGTCTTTAGGGAGAAGGAAGCCAGGCGACTGTTTGGTGCTGAGGGACATGGGTCCTTCAGGTGTCTAGTTTCTTGGCGCTCTCTGCAGAGACTACCCAGAAACCACACTGATGTTTCCAGGAAGTGTGCACTGACTGCCTGTCTTCTGTaggttttttcccctcttccttttctatCTCACTGCTTCTTGCAAATTAAAAAGCGCATCAGCAAGCGAggttaaaaataatcaaaccacAGCTAAAGGAAGGCGCTATCAAcagaagaatggggaaaaaattgaGTTGAATATTGTTCCACGGTGCTTCATACATAGGCCCTATGATTATTCATTCTATGAAACCCGGGGGCCTAGGGGAATTAATGAGGCCACCATCACTTGGCCTTTTACACTGTGTAAATGGGCCATAAAAAGTAGCATTGGTTTTAGGGCCAGAACCTGGAAAGGAGGGAAGTTGTCAATGAAAAGGGAAAACCCCCAGGTCCAGTTTTCCTAGATTGTAAATGGTCACTGTTGTCCAGTAGCTCCTCTGCTAATCGAAATCGCCTTGGCGCATCAGGGGGTTCTAAAGGAACGGAAGATATGAGGACCCTAAGAATGTAGGATCGAGGTTCTCCAACAGACCAGGCTCACCAGCCCGAAACTGGGTGTCTGGGGGAGGAGCGGGAGCTTCTGAAAGGTCAGAGCTTCAagctggggctgggcagggaggtggggagtgggggggacgTGGCACTCATCTCAGAGAGGGTTTATGCCACTTCAGTGTTTTCAAGGCTCCCAGTATAttagaacatgaaaagatgtctaAATGGGGCCACAAAAACTGTGAtatgcttaaaaataattatacttaaCAAATCAGACCTTTTAATACCCAAGCAACCCAAGAAAACAAGTGAATGGTGTTATCCACAAAGTAAATCCAGGACTTGTTAAAAGTATGAATAGAGCTAGATGGGTgctggggattaaggagggcacttgttatgatgagcactgggtgttgtatgtaagtgatgaatcactgtattctactcctgaaaccagtattacaccatatgttaactaactagaatttaaataaaaatctggaaaaaaaaaagtatgattttaGGGCCTGCTGCATGCAGGTGGCAAGGATCACATGGGACATGCATGCGTGCCTGCCAGGATCTTCTATTATGTTGGTGGTTCTCCTTGACCCTATGGGTAGCTCAGTTAGAGATTATTGTTAAGTCTAAATTTGAGTTCTTCTTGAATGgggagccctcccctccccactccgaTGCTCTGGGCAAGGAAGCCACTTCTAGTTATCCTACCATACTTGTTATTGCTTGTCCTGCTTTGCTGTCTGGTAAGACACCGAAGGGCCTCCTTTCTGGGCCTCGCCTCCAGGCGCCGAGGGTGGGGTAGCCTAGGATGAGTTGGCAGCTCCGTTGCTGGCTCCTTGGGGCCTCTCCAAAGCCAGGGTTTGTTCAGGACATTTTCTGAGTCACCCTTGGTGATAAGACAGGCAGGAGCCTCTAAGCAAGTCAGGTTTTAGATTCTTACCGTCAAGAGGTTTGATTTCAGAATTTGCAAGTTCTTTAACAAAACTATAGTAGCTTGGACAGAGCTGTAATCATTCTGGGAGCCAAAACAGCAGAGACAGTGATAAACAGAGTGCGGAACCCACTGCATAAGACTGAAGGACGCTTTATTCTCTGGCTCCCCACTgctgtattaatttattcattcaaccaatatttactgagtccCTTCTAAgagccaggctccatgctaagtacTGGAGGAGTAATGGTGAGCAAACGTAGACCTAAGCCCCTCCTGAGTGAAGTCCACTATGTAGTGGGGGGGCTAGGGACCCTAACTGGAAATCACAAAGCACTGTAAATAGCCACAGCAGCATGTGCTCTAAAGGAGAGGTACATGCTACtatgagcacctactatggggTTTGGCTTAACtaggagggacagagaaggatcTCTGAAAACCAGATATTGAGCTGGATCCAAGGgatgagaaggaaaagagagggagactcTTTTTGGAAGCAACAatgcatgtgcaaaggccctgaggtgggacagaagGGAATATGAAACCCTGAGAAGGGAGTAGGGCTGGAGCAGGGTGGTGGAGATTTAGGGTCATGCCTGGGGCACATTGGAGCtggggcaggatggggagggCTAGCATGGTCTGCAAGAAGGAGGCCGCTTTCAAAGGGCTTTTCTTTCAGCCTCAGAGCAGTGGGAAGTCACTGAAAGGCTTTaaggggggggcagggaggagactgGGGATGTCTGAGTCACATTAGCATTTTGAAAGATCACTTTGGCTGCAGTGCTAACATCTCTGAAGGTAATTTCTGCTTCATAAGCAGGGCCAGGATTCAGTTACTGGAAGTAGAAGCTGGTGAGGTGCAGCCCGGTGAGGTGCAGCCTGATGTGGGTTTGAATCCCAACCTATTGCTTCATTTCCAGCGTGGCCTTGGGCAAGCCGGCTTTTCAGACTCTCAGTTTCCTCCTATATAAAGTGAGGATAATGATACCTCCTTGCGCGTTCATGTGAGGGATAAGGAAATTTCAGTAAATAAATAGTGTGTCCTGACATACTGCAAACCTCCcttgggatttttaaaagtagaaaccTGCTTTGATATTACACAGAGTACGAAAAGGCCAAAATTCAGCCCGCCATATGGACTTTCAGCTTTACATGTAGGAAATATTTTGGACGTCACCTGAACTCCACCTTCCTACAGATGGATACTCTGGAAATACCTTCTCCTGCTTCTCTAAACAACACAATAATGAAACAACCGCGTATTAAACTGTTTGTACAAGGTGCTGCAGCCACACCTTCTGATTTTGGCATTTATCAGATGACAAACCATGGAAAGATGAGCAACCAGAAAACATACAAGTGACAAGGGAGCATCACAAACATAGAAACAAGCCATTGGCTGTGGGTTAAGCACGTTTGTGGGTGATGAGTAAGAGTCTGCTGCGTGTCTTATATTTATCTGGACAGGGGCTGCTAAGTAAGCCTCTGTTTTGATCAGTCCAGGTTTGGACATTCCAGGGCTGTCATCTAAACAGCGCAGGGCCCTGCTGTCATGGCACTCCAGATGACCTTAGGTCAAGGGTCTTGTCCAAAAGACTCAAGAGCCAACTTTAAGAGGCTCCCAAAGGCCAGTGAGAAAACAATGTGAGCACCGAGGAGACAAAATATGTCAACTGTATTTAATTTCTGGAGTCTGTAATGACATTGACAAAAATATTGATCACCACTGCAAGGTGATAGGAAACCAATATGTTCTCTGGAAAATTtgggaataaaggaaaagaatctaaCATTTACCCTGTCTTTCTGACATAAACTGTGCCAGATAGTAGCTGAGATGCAGTTCATCTTTATGGAAACATTGCCACTGACAAATGGGGAAGGAATGACAGAGCTAGATTATCACCTCTGTGTAACCCTTAATAAACCAAGGAATCTAGACATTAATCATCAATGGCTGCTAATATcataaaaagggagaaaggacCCCCTTCGCACTCCTACCCTCATGTGCCGCCTGATTTGGAAGCACACAAAGACATCATATTTTgccaagaacaaaaaaatattgaACTGGAAACAAGTGAACTAGACACAACcacaaatttttagaaaaggtAAAGGTGTTAAATAACATAAGCAGTGAGAAGCAACATGGCAAAGGACCcagttccaaaaacaaaacaaaacaaaacaaaaaacaaaaacataattacAAGAGGCAAAGGAGATAGAGGGGAAATGCATAGACTTTATAACCCATATATTACCCAACGACAATGTATGGATTAAAATAAGctgtaaaaatcttttttaaacatcaGTGAGAAACTTCAACGCTTGATGGGATATTTCAtgattttaaggaattattaattttttagttattaattttttaattgatacCATTATGGTATCATGGttcagttaaaaattattttttttagcaacGCAAAGTAACATGTGTGCAGGTGAATGGTATGCTATCTGCAATCTGCTTCAAAATAATAGAAggagggatgggaggatggggagggtaGGAAGCACATTAGCCATTAGCTGATAATTATTGAAGGTGGGCCATGGTCTCATGGGAGTTCAATAtattccttaaaagaaaattcaaaaataaatctattgACCAATCCAAAACCTGTTGATCACTTTCTTGTAAtatttagctattgttgatagtaTTATACTAACATGAAGTCCCTCTTGGGCgattcatcccttcactttcatgGGAGGTCTAAGGCTTGGCCTTGGAGATTAGGAAATGTGGGTTCGAATCTTGCCTTCCCACTCCCCAGCTGAGCGATCTTGGGACTTCAGCTCTCCGGGTCTCCCTGTACTCCTTTGGGACATGAGGGGCAGGGATGCTTTCTAACATCCTGCTGGCTGTGTTTGCTTAGAGTGATGAAGAGATTCGGGTTCTATGGTCTGTCTGGGTTGGAATCTCAGTTTTCCAGTATGTATGAAATTTACTTTCATAATAAAGTAAATTTACTGAATTTAAATTTCCCCCTGGGGGGGGGGTTacttaacccccccccccccagggcttCAGCTTCCAGACTTAGGAGAATGGAAAGAATAGTAATGCTTACCCCAAAGGGATCTTGCAGAGATTAAATGAGACACTGAAAGCCTCGCTTCCAgctctgggaggggcagagggtggaaTGGTAAAGAACATGCTGGGGCTAAGCTGTTTGGAGtccagcggggggtgggggttggggggtggatCCCAGACAACACTCAGACAACCCTACATAAGAAGGAGGATTTCGAACAACTAGAACTACGAAGAAAACCCAACGCAGGGATTTCATGGAGGGCTGCTTTCAGCAAGGTGGATGGCAACTCTTTAAATACGTTGGTTGGGCTGAAGGAAGTGCCCGAATGTATTGACCACATATCCATCTATCATGTCTCCACATGTGGCAACGTGTGGGGATCTCTGGTTGCCacaggggctgggtgggggggggggagtgcttTGAGGAGGGTTTGAATTGTTCAGGCATCTGGTGGCTAAAGGCTAGGGATTGTGTGCAACATCCCTCAATGCTATATtcccacaccaaaaaaaaaaaaaaaaaaaaaaaaaaaaggaaaaaaaaagaaaaagaaaacccccaaaacaaTCAAGTCCAAAATGTGGATAGTGGCAGGGTCTAGAAaccttcagagagagagagagagagagagagagagagaacagcagggcAAGGGGCCTGGGTCAGAAGGTCAGAAGGGagcttgtgcgtgtgtgtgggggggggttggtggggatggggggggagtGTGCAGGTGCCAAGGAAGGCCAGGGTGGTGAGAGAGGCAGGCCGGGCTCCGGAGGAGAGGGCTCCTTTTAGGGCGCGGTGGGTGGGGAtctgggagcaggggaggaggttGAGTCGGGCGAGTCGGGTGCTGCGCGAGCCGTGCGATACCACAGCGGCGCCgtcgcccgcccgcccgcccgcatcCCTCGCCTTTGCATCCTTGCTCCTTtgcccccgccccaggccgggCCTCGGCGCGGCCGCTGGAGCGCGCTCCTCCTGGCCGGCAGGGGGCGCCGGCCGCCACTTGGCCTCGGGCCGCCCGGGGCGGGCCTCCTCTTGccgtgccccttcctcctctgtccccctccgGAGGAGTCGGGaaggtggcggcggcggcggcggcggcggttgTCCCGGCCCGGCCGGTTGGTGCGGCCCGTCCGCCCGCGCCCCGCAGCGTCCGCGCCGCGCCCAGCGCAGCCGAGTGGAGCCGAGGCGGCGGGGGGGGTCCCGGCGCGGGCGGCGCGCGCTGACGgagggcggcggccgcggccagGGCGGCCCGTGGGAGCGCGGGCCCCCGGCTCGGGCTGCGGCTCCGGCTGCGGCTCCGGCTGCGGCtcccgctccggctccggctcccgctccggctccggctctcgctcccgctcccgctcccgctcccggccCTGCCGGCCTCCCGGCCCCGGG carries:
- the LOC144296130 gene encoding uncharacterized protein LOC144296130; its protein translation is MIVPGSEILSRPAPVASGDLESSSSEAKGERKGPCVCSSKSLRMKKLRTRPQVKDLAELRTLPTAYSWEVMQLGFAGWRFNSRAHDSASRVSTTSSCGMLLSIKPVPTGEQEKPGDMWLLFNPYHVTLWLVEITCGL